In Candidatus Epulonipiscium sp., a single window of DNA contains:
- the mtaB gene encoding tRNA (N(6)-L-threonylcarbamoyladenosine(37)-C(2))-methylthiotransferase MtaB, with protein sequence MASAAFYTLGCKVNQYETEAIIELFKKDNYEIASFEDYADVYVINTCTVTNLGDRKSRQMIRKAKKMNPEAIVAVVGCYVQTAPDEVKAIEGVNIIIGTDKRSRIIQLIHQYKEEKRIIDATDNIMGVKEFEELSINELEGRTRAYLKIQEGCNQYCSYCIIPYARGPIRSRMPENIINEVKNLVNNGFKEIVLTGIHVASYGKDLGNIDLLKILQMVHTIDGLERIRLSSIEPSIITREFVEVIKGLPKICPHFHLSLQSGSDTILKKMNRKYDTKKYKDAVNLLKEKIEGIALTTDIIVGFPGEGEEEFKESFDFVKEIGFSQIHVFKYSPRKGTPAARIKEQVDSKFKEERSHRMIQLGEQLQKKFLTQQIGKTLEVLFENPMENSLNVYGGHSKNYLKVAATSQDDIENKILKVEITELDGDILKGNIKSSQ encoded by the coding sequence ATGGCAAGTGCGGCTTTTTATACCTTAGGGTGTAAAGTAAATCAGTATGAAACAGAAGCAATCATTGAATTATTTAAAAAGGACAATTATGAAATAGCATCCTTTGAAGACTATGCAGATGTTTATGTAATTAATACCTGTACGGTTACAAATTTGGGAGATAGAAAATCAAGACAGATGATAAGAAAAGCAAAAAAGATGAATCCAGAGGCCATAGTAGCTGTAGTCGGCTGTTATGTTCAAACAGCTCCTGATGAAGTAAAAGCTATAGAGGGAGTTAATATAATCATAGGTACGGATAAAAGAAGTAGGATAATTCAGCTAATACATCAATATAAAGAAGAAAAAAGAATCATTGACGCCACCGATAATATAATGGGGGTAAAGGAATTTGAAGAGTTATCTATCAATGAGTTAGAGGGAAGGACCCGTGCTTATTTGAAGATTCAAGAAGGATGTAACCAATATTGTTCCTATTGCATCATCCCCTATGCTAGAGGGCCTATAAGAAGTAGGATGCCAGAAAACATTATAAATGAAGTCAAGAATCTGGTTAATAATGGGTTTAAAGAAATTGTTTTAACGGGAATACATGTTGCTTCTTACGGTAAAGATTTAGGTAATATAGATTTATTAAAAATATTACAAATGGTGCATACTATAGATGGACTTGAGAGAATTCGATTAAGTTCGATAGAACCTTCCATTATCACAAGGGAATTTGTAGAGGTTATAAAAGGTCTTCCCAAGATATGCCCTCACTTTCATTTATCCCTACAAAGTGGTTCCGATACAATCCTAAAAAAAATGAATAGAAAATATGATACAAAAAAATATAAAGATGCAGTTAATCTATTAAAAGAAAAGATAGAAGGTATTGCTCTTACTACGGATATCATCGTAGGGTTTCCGGGGGAAGGAGAAGAAGAGTTTAAGGAGTCTTTCGACTTTGTAAAAGAAATTGGTTTTTCTCAAATCCATGTTTTCAAATATTCTCCTAGAAAAGGAACCCCTGCAGCTAGGATAAAGGAGCAAGTTGATTCTAAATTTAAGGAAGAAAGAAGTCATAGGATGATACAATTAGGAGAACAGCTACAGAAAAAATTCTTAACCCAGCAAATCGGCAAAACCTTAGAGGTGTTGTTTGAAAACCCCATGGAAAATTCACTAAATGTCTATGGGGGACACAGTAAAAACTACCTAAAAGTAGCTGCTACTTCACAGGACGATATAGAAAATAAGATTTTAAAAGTAGAAATAACAGAATTAGATGGAGATATCTTGAAGGGAAATATAAAGAGCTCCCAATAA
- a CDS encoding IreB family regulatory phosphoprotein encodes MSQINETVQFNVDKEQANEIKNILFDVYAALKEKGYNPVNQIVGYILSGDPTYITSYNNARSMIRKLERDELLEELVKRYLDKK; translated from the coding sequence ATGAGTCAAATAAACGAAACTGTTCAATTTAACGTAGATAAAGAACAAGCCAATGAAATAAAAAATATTTTATTTGATGTTTATGCGGCTTTAAAGGAAAAAGGGTATAATCCGGTCAATCAAATCGTTGGTTATATATTATCAGGGGATCCTACATACATTACTAGTTATAATAACGCTAGAAGTATGATTCGTAAACTAGAAAGAGATGAGTTATTAGAAGAATTGGTAAAAAGATATCTTGATAAAAAATAA
- a CDS encoding HPr family phosphocarrier protein, producing the protein MKSITLTLNSIEKVKKFVNIIGKFEGDFDLSSGRYKVDAKSIMGIFSLDLSAPLKLDIYNDDIAEEVIKEIKNI; encoded by the coding sequence ATGAAATCAATTACACTTACTTTGAATTCTATTGAGAAGGTAAAAAAATTCGTTAATATCATAGGAAAATTCGAAGGGGATTTTGATTTATCCTCTGGAAGATATAAGGTAGATGCAAAATCCATCATGGGCATTTTCAGTCTTGATTTAAGTGCCCCCCTTAAACTTGATATATATAACGATGATATTGCTGAGGAAGTAATTAAAGAAATCAAAAATATATAG
- the thiI gene encoding tRNA 4-thiouridine(8) synthase ThiI: MKPIYLIKYGEIAIKGKNRYLFENALLTNVKRSIQKLGSFHIQKDQGRILIEPKTDVDSEEVIGQLKKVFGVVGICVGIKNEDINMNTIKETALFHIKSICQKSQYTFKVETRRSDKGFPLNSMEISKEVGAFILDNMGEQLKVDVHSPDIRLSVELRNSLYVYSKVIPGPGGMPLGTNGKAMLLLSGGIDSPVAGWMVAKRGVEIGGIYFESPPYTSERAKQKVIDLARKIANYTGEFKLFIVPFTDIQMEIYQKCPRGQLTIIMRRIMMKISERIAKNENAQALITGESIGQVASQTIQSLSVTNEAVELPVFRPLIGFDKEDIVTISKKIDTYEISILPYEDCCTIFVPKHPETKPKLEYILKSEKALENIEIMMEKAVENTEVIMIK, encoded by the coding sequence ATGAAACCTATTTATCTTATTAAGTATGGTGAAATAGCAATTAAGGGTAAAAATAGATATTTATTTGAGAATGCCCTTCTTACCAATGTGAAAAGGAGCATTCAAAAATTAGGAAGTTTTCATATACAAAAGGACCAAGGAAGGATATTAATAGAACCAAAAACAGATGTTGATTCCGAAGAGGTCATAGGTCAACTTAAAAAAGTATTTGGGGTTGTGGGTATCTGTGTGGGAATAAAAAACGAAGATATTAATATGAATACCATCAAAGAAACCGCATTATTTCATATAAAATCTATATGTCAAAAGAGTCAATACACATTTAAAGTAGAAACAAGGCGCTCCGATAAAGGCTTTCCACTTAATTCTATGGAAATTTCAAAAGAGGTAGGGGCATTTATTTTAGATAATATGGGGGAACAACTAAAAGTTGATGTACATAGTCCAGATATTAGGCTCAGTGTAGAACTTAGAAATTCCCTTTATGTATATTCCAAGGTTATTCCAGGCCCTGGAGGAATGCCCCTAGGCACCAATGGAAAAGCTATGCTTCTTTTATCTGGAGGAATAGATAGCCCCGTTGCAGGATGGATGGTAGCAAAAAGGGGAGTAGAAATAGGAGGCATTTATTTTGAGAGTCCCCCCTATACTAGTGAAAGAGCAAAACAAAAAGTAATTGATTTAGCTAGGAAAATTGCGAATTATACTGGGGAATTTAAATTATTTATTGTTCCTTTTACAGATATACAAATGGAAATTTATCAGAAATGCCCCCGTGGTCAACTAACCATTATTATGAGAAGAATTATGATGAAAATTTCAGAAAGAATCGCCAAAAATGAAAATGCTCAAGCGCTTATTACGGGGGAAAGTATAGGACAGGTAGCAAGCCAAACTATCCAAAGTCTAAGTGTAACCAATGAAGCAGTAGAACTTCCCGTTTTTCGCCCCCTTATTGGATTCGATAAAGAGGATATAGTAACTATTTCAAAGAAAATAGACACTTATGAAATATCCATTCTTCCCTACGAGGACTGTTGTACAATTTTTGTACCAAAGCACCCAGAAACAAAGCCAAAACTAGAATATATTTTAAAATCCGAAAAAGCATTGGAAAATATAGAAATTATGATGGAAAAGGCAGTTGAAAATACAGAAGTTATTATGATAAAATAA